A single window of Gossypium arboreum isolate Shixiya-1 chromosome 13, ASM2569848v2, whole genome shotgun sequence DNA harbors:
- the LOC108461197 gene encoding CBS domain-containing protein CBSX3, mitochondrial produces the protein MQRAVRAFSVHGNTVKNAILHRIRVVNPVIRPVMFSRSLTSTSMEEHGFESTTISDVLKAKGKGADGSWLWCTTDDSVYDAVKSMTQHNVGALVVVKPGEQKSIAGIITERDYLRKIIVHGRSSKSTKVGDIMTEENKLITVTPETKVLQAMQLMTDNRIRHIPVINEKEMVGMVSIGDVVRAVVSEHRAELDRLNAYIQGGY, from the exons ATGCAACGGGCAGTTCGAGCTTTTTCGGTGCACGGAAATACTGTGAAAAATGCGATCTTGCATCGCATTCGGGTTGTCAATCCGGTTATACGACCCGTTATGTTTTCCAGATCACTTACATCTACTAGTATGGAAGAACATGGCTTCGAGAGCACCACTATTTCAGACGTTTTGAAAGCCAAAGGCAAAGGTGCAGATGGATCCTGGCTTTGGTGCACTACGGATGACTCTGTGTACGATGCTGTGAAATCG ATGACTCAACACAATGTTGGTGCTCTGGTGGTTGTTAAACCTGGAGAGCAGAAATCAATTGCGGGTATCATCACAGAGAGAG ATTATCTTAGGAAGATAATAGTACATGGAAGATCATCCAAGTCAACTAAAGTTGGGGACATCATGACTGAAGAG AACAAGCTCATCACGGTCACACCTGAGACCAAAGTTCTGCAAGCAATGCAATTGATGACAG ATAACCGAATCAGACACATTCCAGTGATCAATGAGAAGGAAATGGTAGGCATGGTTTCCATTGGAGATGTGGTTCGTGCTGTGGTGAGCGAGCACCGTGCAGAGCTGGACCGCTTGAATGCTTACATACAGGGAGGTTactag